The following are encoded together in the Streptomyces sp. NBC_00341 genome:
- a CDS encoding SUKH-4 family immunity protein — protein sequence MVTFAQAQERADEWVNGDVPAYQHREVRVREFELGFVVWAEDRANGPVSDGGRQRLVIARDSGEATLWPGLPVGEVIRRYEEEYGATEVAQAAPEPPQRIDLNQTSFLLSPPEWLQEAADKLGIPDRRAEGAGDQVPPQASPPPAVPAAPSVPAAPAPVPSPASPPESPYSSASSAPAAPASASDGRGAYEPTAYEGVQASSPQPPVGATPWAGTDTNAGSDEGAVGLPATVFAPPLSGADDEEEPPRVSAEAPTALMSGGSQLPRTAIVPGLDSQSPGPQGPGAPGAPGAPGVPSAPGVPGAPGAADISQEATSKAAVSPRGARGGGSTTPPPPGAPGIPGALPGAPVPPPSGPGAPGAPAGGYMPTQLAPQQAPPGAPQPPGPPGPPGATPPPGSDVHQAATMFATPAQVGPPGAPQPPGPPGRPGAPGAPQPPGPPGPPGQPGQPGPPAPPGPPGATPPPGSDVHHAATMFAPSGQVGPPGAPQPPGPPGPPGGSMGGVPGQLPPPGHTPPPAAYGYPQAPPGQPIVGPGYQAVLRYRGPDGSEQQLIRRSAPGTPHPEWQMLHELRAMNVPPQQVIELHTELESCELPGGYCARMIRETWPQVRITSVAPYGTDHASRQQGMQHLLTHQGELHQVADGPARPAPVRAPLPQLPPAMPVPPEAVAEELLQTFGPQGVLRFDQRAVSRQGVPEIVARTLVWAGLPADFGPFFWAQPGQPVVPTLAELAAQRQVQPAPDAGSYLVMGSDFGRAICVQYGTANIVAVPVEAGPGGQSVAPQFVNTGLPEFTRSLALLGRMWRLRFGLNPEQAGRWTVDFQAQLVALDPAALASPESWWSVLLEQMWDGLI from the coding sequence ATGGTGACCTTTGCGCAGGCGCAGGAGCGCGCGGACGAGTGGGTCAACGGCGACGTTCCGGCGTATCAGCACCGTGAGGTGCGGGTGCGTGAGTTCGAGCTGGGTTTCGTGGTGTGGGCCGAGGACCGGGCGAACGGTCCGGTCTCCGACGGTGGCCGGCAGCGGCTGGTGATCGCCAGGGACAGCGGTGAGGCGACGTTGTGGCCCGGCCTGCCGGTCGGTGAGGTGATCCGGCGGTACGAGGAGGAGTACGGCGCGACGGAGGTGGCGCAGGCCGCTCCGGAGCCGCCGCAGCGCATCGATCTGAATCAGACGTCGTTCCTGTTGAGCCCGCCGGAGTGGCTCCAGGAGGCGGCGGACAAGCTCGGCATCCCGGACCGGCGGGCGGAGGGCGCGGGGGACCAGGTGCCGCCGCAGGCATCGCCGCCCCCGGCCGTCCCTGCCGCGCCCTCAGTCCCTGCCGCGCCTGCTCCGGTTCCTTCTCCCGCGTCTCCTCCCGAGTCTCCTTATTCTTCCGCTTCTTCCGCTCCCGCTGCTCCCGCTTCCGCGTCGGACGGGCGGGGTGCGTACGAGCCCACCGCCTACGAGGGGGTTCAGGCGTCCTCTCCGCAGCCGCCGGTGGGGGCCACGCCGTGGGCGGGGACCGACACCAACGCGGGTTCCGACGAGGGGGCGGTGGGGCTGCCGGCCACGGTGTTCGCGCCGCCGCTCTCGGGTGCGGACGACGAGGAGGAGCCGCCCCGGGTGTCGGCCGAGGCGCCGACCGCGCTGATGTCCGGGGGCAGCCAGTTGCCCCGGACGGCGATCGTGCCCGGCCTCGACTCGCAGAGCCCCGGACCCCAGGGACCTGGCGCGCCCGGTGCGCCCGGTGCTCCGGGTGTTCCCAGCGCTCCCGGTGTTCCCGGTGCGCCCGGTGCTGCGGACATCTCGCAGGAGGCCACCAGCAAGGCGGCCGTTTCGCCGCGGGGCGCGCGTGGCGGTGGTTCGACGACTCCGCCGCCGCCGGGCGCCCCCGGTATTCCGGGTGCGCTGCCGGGTGCGCCGGTGCCGCCGCCCTCGGGACCGGGTGCGCCCGGCGCCCCGGCGGGCGGGTACATGCCGACGCAGCTCGCCCCGCAGCAGGCTCCGCCCGGTGCGCCGCAGCCTCCCGGCCCGCCCGGTCCGCCCGGTGCGACGCCGCCGCCCGGCAGTGACGTGCATCAGGCGGCCACGATGTTCGCGACCCCCGCCCAGGTGGGTCCGCCCGGTGCTCCGCAGCCGCCCGGTCCGCCCGGCCGGCCCGGTGCTCCGGGTGCTCCGCAGCCTCCCGGTCCGCCGGGTCCGCCCGGTCAGCCGGGTCAGCCCGGTCCTCCCGCTCCTCCCGGTCCGCCTGGTGCGACGCCGCCGCCCGGCAGTGACGTGCATCATGCGGCGACGATGTTCGCGCCCTCCGGCCAGGTGGGTCCGCCCGGTGCGCCGCAGCCTCCCGGTCCGCCCGGTCCGCCCGGTGGATCGATGGGGGGTGTCCCCGGACAGCTGCCGCCGCCCGGCCACACCCCGCCGCCGGCGGCGTACGGGTATCCGCAGGCGCCCCCCGGGCAGCCGATCGTCGGCCCCGGCTACCAGGCCGTGCTGCGCTACCGGGGCCCCGACGGCAGTGAGCAGCAGCTGATCCGGCGTTCGGCGCCGGGCACCCCGCACCCCGAGTGGCAGATGCTGCACGAGCTGCGGGCCATGAACGTACCGCCGCAGCAGGTCATCGAGCTGCACACGGAGCTGGAGTCCTGCGAGCTGCCGGGTGGTTACTGTGCCCGGATGATCCGGGAGACCTGGCCGCAGGTGCGGATCACCAGCGTGGCCCCGTACGGCACCGATCACGCGAGCCGGCAGCAGGGCATGCAGCATCTGCTCACCCATCAGGGCGAGCTGCACCAGGTGGCGGACGGTCCGGCGCGTCCGGCGCCGGTGCGGGCGCCGTTGCCGCAGCTGCCGCCCGCGATGCCGGTACCGCCGGAGGCCGTCGCGGAGGAGCTGCTGCAGACGTTCGGTCCGCAGGGTGTGCTGCGCTTCGACCAGCGTGCGGTGTCCCGGCAGGGAGTGCCGGAGATCGTGGCGCGGACGCTGGTCTGGGCCGGGCTGCCCGCCGACTTCGGGCCGTTCTTCTGGGCGCAGCCGGGTCAGCCCGTGGTGCCGACGCTGGCCGAGCTGGCGGCGCAGCGTCAGGTGCAGCCGGCGCCCGACGCGGGGTCCTACCTCGTGATGGGTTCGGACTTCGGCCGGGCGATCTGTGTGCAGTACGGGACGGCGAACATCGTGGCCGTGCCGGTGGAGGCGGGGCCCGGCGGGCAGTCGGTGGCGCCGCAGTTCGTGAACACCGGGCTGCCGGAGTTCACCCGCTCTCTGGCCCTGCTGGGCCGGATGTGGCGGCTGCGGTTCGGGCTCAATCCGGAGCAGGCCGGCCGTTGGACGGTCGACTTCCAGGCGCAGCTGGTCGCGCTGGACCCGGCGGCGCTCGCGTCGCCGGAGAGCTGGTGGTCGGTGCTGCTGGAGCAGATGTGGGACGGCTTGATCTGA
- a CDS encoding YwqJ-related putative deaminase, whose translation MHTAHSAHTVTSGDPRLSWSSTDTSHAPRLTHRRDGILPAVAAALSVRGETLTCTAGKGDQPPVLHHLVQDFLDTLTSGQRERFTGRCPEAILLSRHLTAAEAGRSKRAQRKPLTNGEARRALKHARLTARRIREDGDPLHGSYAPPCRSCSVMLAHFGVRPIDLTTTGAATTAEKG comes from the coding sequence ATGCACACCGCACACTCTGCACACACCGTCACATCCGGGGACCCACGACTCAGCTGGAGCAGCACAGACACCAGCCACGCACCCCGCCTCACCCACCGCCGCGACGGCATCCTGCCCGCCGTGGCCGCAGCCCTGTCCGTCCGCGGCGAGACACTCACCTGCACCGCGGGCAAGGGCGACCAGCCACCCGTACTGCACCACCTCGTCCAGGACTTCCTCGACACCCTCACCAGCGGCCAGCGGGAACGCTTCACCGGCCGCTGTCCCGAAGCGATACTGCTCTCCCGGCACCTCACCGCCGCCGAGGCCGGCCGCTCCAAGCGCGCCCAGCGCAAACCCCTCACCAACGGCGAGGCCCGCCGCGCCCTCAAGCACGCGCGGCTCACCGCACGCCGCATCCGCGAGGACGGCGACCCCCTGCACGGCAGCTACGCACCGCCCTGCCGCTCCTGCTCGGTGATGCTCGCCCACTTCGGCGTACGCCCCATCGACCTCACCACCACCGGAGCGGCGACCACCGCAGAGAAGGGCTGA
- a CDS encoding LysR family transcriptional regulator, protein MIDVQRLRVLRAVAEHGSFNRAAAALRLTPSAVSQHVAALERSLGSQVFARSTRGVTLTAAGRIMVGAAESVAAELEHAAQQVTELSTGRAQLTVATFSSGGRLLLPGALTELTAAHPGTVLHVREFEPEDSLPLVRQGAVDLALAYRFDGPLPGRPGGGSPALEWTALMDDPLHVVLPEGHRLAGRQALDPAELAAEPWVLGCLKTEAYLRRYAERAGFEPEVRGTTSDYFFARSLVAAGVGVSLIPSIALAPEVPGVRAVPVQPPAPARHIGVATLGHRRSRLQVTALVRALQRQAAALDEG, encoded by the coding sequence TTGATCGATGTGCAGCGGCTCCGAGTCCTGCGGGCGGTGGCGGAGCACGGCAGCTTCAACCGGGCGGCCGCCGCCCTGCGGCTCACTCCCTCGGCCGTCTCCCAGCACGTGGCCGCCCTGGAGCGCAGCCTCGGCAGCCAGGTCTTCGCGCGCAGCACGCGCGGTGTCACCCTCACCGCGGCCGGCCGCATCATGGTCGGCGCGGCCGAGTCGGTCGCCGCCGAACTCGAACACGCGGCGCAACAGGTCACCGAGCTGAGTACGGGCCGGGCCCAGCTCACCGTCGCCACGTTCTCCAGCGGTGGCAGGCTCCTGCTCCCCGGCGCCCTCACCGAGCTGACGGCGGCTCATCCCGGCACCGTCCTCCATGTCAGGGAGTTCGAGCCGGAGGACAGCCTGCCCCTGGTCCGTCAGGGCGCCGTGGACCTCGCGCTCGCCTACCGCTTCGACGGCCCGCTGCCCGGCCGGCCGGGCGGCGGCAGCCCCGCGCTGGAGTGGACGGCGCTCATGGACGACCCGCTGCACGTCGTCCTGCCCGAGGGGCACCGCCTGGCCGGCCGGCAGGCGCTCGACCCGGCCGAGCTGGCAGCCGAGCCCTGGGTGCTCGGCTGCCTCAAGACCGAGGCGTACCTGCGGCGTTACGCCGAGCGGGCGGGCTTCGAACCGGAGGTGCGCGGCACGACCAGCGACTACTTCTTCGCCCGCTCGCTCGTCGCCGCGGGCGTGGGTGTCTCGCTGATCCCGTCCATCGCACTGGCACCCGAGGTACCGGGCGTACGCGCCGTCCCGGTCCAACCACCGGCTCCGGCACGGCACATCGGCGTGGCCACGCTCGGCCACCGCCGCAGCCGCCTCCAGGTGACGGCTCTGGTCCGGGCCCTCCAGAGGCAGGCAGCGGCGCTGGACGAGGGGTGA
- a CDS encoding MFS transporter — protein sequence MDAPQPTARTGGVVATLAFAGTVAAVMQTLVTPLIAELPKLLNTSSSNATWVITVTLLVSAVCVPVSGRLGDLLGKRRMLLVCSVPLFVGSVVCALASSVVPMIIGRGLQGMGMGMVPLGIALLRDVVPREKLSSSIALVSASLGIGGALGLPIASAVAQYANWRVLFWGSAALALTISALIWFLIPDVPAGAKGQRFDVPGALGLAVGLVCLLLAVSKGAEWGWASTTTVGLFVASVVVLLAWGFWELRTRDPLVDLRTTARPRVLITNLASLFVGFGMYAGMLIAPQLLQFPEATGYGLGQSMLAAGLWMAPGGIMMMIVSPLGGKLTDARGPKFTLISGVLVIAVAYGLGILLMGSAWGLMLFLMVSSSGVGLAYGAMPALIMSAVPASETAAANGFNTLMRALGTSIGAAVIGAVLSQMTTETGGFSLTSEAGFRTGLVFGCAVAVIAAVISTFIPAVRGSATGEKTDAAASPEVAPARG from the coding sequence ATGGATGCCCCCCAGCCGACAGCCAGAACGGGCGGTGTGGTCGCGACGCTCGCGTTCGCCGGAACCGTGGCGGCCGTCATGCAGACCCTGGTCACACCGCTCATCGCGGAGCTGCCGAAGCTCCTCAACACGTCCTCCTCCAACGCCACTTGGGTGATCACCGTCACCCTGCTGGTCTCGGCGGTGTGCGTGCCGGTCTCCGGGCGGCTGGGTGACCTGCTGGGCAAGCGCCGGATGCTGCTGGTGTGCTCGGTGCCGCTGTTCGTCGGTTCCGTGGTGTGCGCCCTCGCGTCCTCCGTCGTCCCGATGATCATCGGGCGCGGTCTGCAGGGCATGGGCATGGGCATGGTGCCGCTCGGTATCGCCCTGCTGCGTGACGTGGTGCCGAGGGAGAAGCTCAGCTCCTCCATCGCCCTGGTGAGCGCCTCCCTCGGGATCGGCGGCGCCCTCGGCCTGCCGATCGCCTCCGCGGTCGCCCAGTACGCGAACTGGCGGGTGCTGTTCTGGGGCTCCGCGGCGCTGGCCCTCACCATCTCCGCACTGATCTGGTTCCTGATCCCGGACGTCCCGGCCGGCGCCAAGGGGCAGCGTTTCGACGTGCCCGGCGCGCTCGGTCTCGCCGTCGGCCTGGTCTGCCTGCTCCTCGCCGTCTCCAAGGGCGCCGAGTGGGGCTGGGCCTCCACGACGACGGTCGGCCTGTTCGTCGCCTCCGTCGTGGTGCTCCTGGCCTGGGGATTCTGGGAACTGCGCACCAGGGACCCGCTGGTCGACCTGCGCACCACGGCCCGCCCCCGGGTGCTCATCACCAACCTCGCCTCGCTCTTCGTCGGCTTCGGCATGTACGCGGGCATGCTGATCGCGCCGCAGTTGCTGCAGTTCCCCGAGGCCACCGGCTACGGACTGGGCCAGTCGATGCTCGCGGCAGGCCTGTGGATGGCCCCCGGCGGCATCATGATGATGATCGTCTCCCCGCTGGGCGGGAAGCTCACCGACGCCCGCGGGCCGAAGTTCACCCTGATCAGCGGGGTGCTGGTCATCGCGGTGGCCTACGGTCTCGGCATCCTCCTGATGGGCTCCGCCTGGGGCCTGATGCTGTTCCTGATGGTCAGCAGCAGCGGTGTCGGCCTCGCCTACGGCGCGATGCCCGCCCTGATCATGAGCGCGGTCCCGGCCTCCGAGACCGCCGCCGCCAACGGGTTCAACACCCTCATGCGCGCGCTCGGCACCTCGATCGGCGCCGCCGTGATCGGCGCGGTCCTCTCGCAGATGACGACGGAGACGGGCGGCTTCAGCCTCACCTCGGAGGCCGGGTTCCGCACGGGGCTGGTGTTCGGCTGCGCCGTCGCCGTCATCGCTGCGGTGATCTCGACGTTCATCCCGGCCGTCCGTGGTTCGGCCACCGGCGAGAAGACCGACGCGGCCGCCTCGCCCGAGGTGGCCCCGGCCAGGGGCTGA
- a CDS encoding MarR family winged helix-turn-helix transcriptional regulator has protein sequence MARPTDQVEYEQMLLGRHDLAHQRGGRHKYALMDRSAYILLSRIRIQGPMSNGELSEAFGLDASTLNRQTAAATRAGLAERIADPGGGMARKFRITEKGAALLDQERERVVRALDQVMHDWPEDDIAAFAGYLKRFNSGIEQLSKQPWPRP, from the coding sequence ATGGCCAGGCCCACGGACCAAGTGGAGTACGAGCAGATGCTGCTCGGGCGGCACGACCTCGCCCACCAGAGGGGCGGACGGCACAAATACGCCCTCATGGACCGCAGCGCCTACATCCTGCTGAGCCGCATCCGGATCCAGGGCCCCATGTCCAACGGCGAACTGAGCGAGGCGTTCGGACTCGACGCCTCCACCCTCAACCGCCAGACCGCGGCGGCGACCCGCGCCGGACTGGCCGAACGCATCGCGGACCCGGGCGGCGGCATGGCCCGCAAATTCCGCATCACGGAGAAGGGCGCCGCCCTCCTCGACCAGGAGCGCGAACGCGTCGTACGCGCCCTGGACCAGGTCATGCACGACTGGCCGGAGGACGACATCGCCGCGTTCGCCGGCTACCTCAAACGCTTCAACAGCGGCATCGAGCAGCTCTCCAAGCAGCCCTGGCCGCGCCCCTGA
- a CDS encoding ABC transporter ATP-binding protein, with protein sequence MTTAVTIPRHEGTGGRTAVAARARQVVKAYGVGETRVVALDHVDVDIARGQFTAIMGPSGSGKSTLMHCLAGLDTVTSGQIHLAETEITGLKDKKLTQLRRDRIGFIFQAFNLLPTLNALENITLPMDIAGRRPDAAWLRQVVETVGLSERLKHRPTELSGGQQQRVAVARALATQPEIIFGDEPTGNLDSRAGAEVLDFLRKSVDELGQTIVMVTHDPVAASYADRVLYLADGRLVDEMLNPTADQVLDRMKDFDARGRTS encoded by the coding sequence GTGACAACGGCTGTGACCATTCCCAGGCACGAGGGCACTGGAGGGCGTACGGCTGTTGCTGCGCGAGCGCGGCAGGTCGTCAAGGCGTACGGGGTCGGAGAGACCCGGGTCGTCGCCCTCGACCACGTCGATGTGGACATCGCACGCGGGCAGTTCACCGCGATCATGGGCCCGTCCGGTTCCGGCAAGTCGACGCTGATGCACTGCCTGGCCGGACTCGACACCGTGACCTCCGGGCAGATCCACCTCGCCGAGACCGAGATCACCGGCCTCAAGGACAAGAAGCTGACCCAGCTCCGGCGGGACCGGATCGGGTTCATCTTCCAGGCGTTCAACCTCCTGCCGACGCTGAACGCGCTGGAGAACATCACGCTGCCGATGGACATCGCCGGCCGCAGGCCGGACGCCGCCTGGCTGCGGCAGGTCGTGGAGACCGTGGGCCTCTCTGAGCGGCTGAAGCACCGGCCGACCGAGCTCTCCGGAGGCCAGCAGCAGCGGGTCGCGGTGGCGCGGGCGCTCGCCACGCAGCCGGAGATCATCTTCGGTGACGAGCCGACCGGGAACCTGGACTCGCGGGCCGGCGCCGAAGTGCTCGACTTCCTGCGCAAGTCCGTGGACGAGCTGGGCCAGACCATCGTCATGGTCACCCACGACCCGGTCGCCGCCTCCTACGCGGACCGGGTGCTGTACCTCGCGGACGGGCGCCTCGTCGACGAGATGCTCAACCCGACCGCGGACCAGGTGCTGGACCGGATGAAGGACTTCGACGCGCGCGGGCGGACCTCATGA
- a CDS encoding cellulose-binding protein: MSSAPVSAHGFVGVRGRGYRPEQVDRMVAGLSAERDEAQEQVARLTALAEALIAESARLDEAVAVLAPQDYASLGERARQILALAEGEAEALRGAALEESQSVRDAADAAARAVRGSARADAEAMRAAATDRAEQLVTAAEGAAGEALAAARLEATTVREEADAAMEATRSRTASVLAHQEQEHAERWKADGQELADAEARQLAEHTELTGRADALLAEARRALAEAEEAARHGQEDAEARGAELIAAARVREERVVRETERVLREHEEGREEVQAHMAHVRNSLAALTGRVTPAGD; encoded by the coding sequence ATGAGTTCTGCACCGGTGTCCGCGCACGGCTTCGTCGGCGTGCGCGGACGTGGCTACCGTCCGGAGCAGGTGGACCGCATGGTGGCGGGGCTGTCCGCCGAGCGGGACGAGGCCCAGGAGCAGGTGGCGAGGCTGACGGCGCTGGCGGAGGCGCTGATCGCGGAGTCGGCCCGGCTGGATGAGGCCGTCGCCGTACTGGCACCGCAGGACTACGCGTCGCTGGGGGAGCGGGCGCGGCAGATCCTGGCGCTGGCCGAGGGTGAGGCGGAGGCGTTGCGGGGGGCTGCGCTGGAGGAGTCGCAGTCCGTGCGGGACGCGGCGGACGCGGCGGCGCGGGCCGTGCGCGGGTCGGCCCGTGCGGACGCGGAGGCGATGCGGGCGGCCGCGACGGACCGTGCGGAGCAGTTGGTGACCGCGGCCGAGGGTGCGGCCGGTGAGGCGCTGGCGGCGGCCCGGCTGGAGGCGACGACGGTGCGCGAGGAGGCGGACGCCGCGATGGAGGCGACCCGCAGCCGGACGGCGAGTGTGCTGGCGCATCAGGAGCAGGAGCACGCCGAGCGGTGGAAGGCGGACGGGCAGGAGCTCGCGGACGCCGAGGCGCGGCAGCTGGCGGAGCACACGGAGCTGACCGGCCGGGCGGATGCGCTGCTGGCCGAGGCGCGCCGGGCGCTGGCCGAGGCGGAGGAGGCCGCGCGGCACGGCCAGGAGGACGCGGAGGCGCGGGGTGCGGAGCTGATCGCGGCCGCCCGGGTCCGTGAGGAGCGGGTGGTGCGGGAGACGGAGCGGGTGCTGCGGGAGCACGAGGAGGGGCGCGAGGAGGTGCAGGCGCACATGGCGCATGTGCGTAACTCGCTGGCGGCGCTCACCGGGCGGGTGACCCCGGCGGGGGACTGA
- a CDS encoding SMI1/KNR4 family protein translates to MTTGRLGQQAAPPNGAYAGQLVHFPDPVRASRHPRGVRMDGNGCPEFAPYARAAAEIAEPPQGFGVDELRLTDYVSANAALAATGHELWDTIPAVATPHGWTWHHVPGGRRMELVPVEVKALLRHHGGLATTAVDQNKRGTRPLQETRPAHFRLPKGAVAVSEQQIQGVEEDLGYRLPGAYRTFLKAAGGSAPVGAALDAELGLLVDQPFFTVRDEAAVNDLVYVNKCLRDHLTKDYLGVGFVQGGILAVKVRGQGIGSVWFCAYDDARDQDGWSVQERVDRLLLPCGVDFDAFLQRLAGNPPELETVANLMVDGGFARAVPVEG, encoded by the coding sequence ATGACGACAGGTCGGCTCGGGCAGCAAGCCGCGCCACCGAACGGGGCCTACGCCGGGCAGCTCGTGCACTTCCCGGATCCTGTCCGGGCGTCCCGCCACCCCAGAGGTGTGCGCATGGACGGGAACGGGTGTCCGGAGTTCGCGCCGTACGCGCGCGCCGCCGCCGAGATCGCGGAGCCCCCGCAGGGTTTCGGCGTCGACGAACTGCGGCTCACGGACTACGTGTCGGCGAACGCGGCGCTGGCGGCCACTGGCCATGAGCTGTGGGACACGATTCCGGCGGTGGCCACCCCGCACGGCTGGACCTGGCACCACGTGCCGGGCGGGCGGCGGATGGAGCTGGTCCCGGTCGAGGTGAAGGCGCTGCTGCGGCACCACGGCGGGCTCGCGACGACCGCGGTGGACCAGAACAAGCGGGGCACGCGTCCGCTCCAGGAGACCCGGCCCGCGCACTTCCGGCTCCCGAAGGGGGCCGTGGCGGTGAGCGAGCAGCAGATCCAGGGTGTCGAGGAGGACCTCGGTTACCGGTTGCCGGGGGCGTACCGCACGTTCCTGAAGGCGGCGGGCGGTTCGGCCCCGGTGGGTGCGGCGCTCGACGCGGAGCTGGGACTGCTGGTCGACCAGCCGTTCTTCACGGTGCGCGACGAGGCGGCCGTGAACGATCTGGTCTATGTGAACAAGTGTTTGCGGGACCACCTGACCAAGGACTACCTGGGGGTCGGTTTCGTCCAGGGCGGCATTCTCGCGGTGAAGGTCCGGGGCCAGGGCATCGGCTCGGTCTGGTTCTGCGCGTACGACGACGCGCGGGATCAGGACGGCTGGAGTGTCCAGGAGCGGGTGGACCGGCTGCTGTTGCCGTGCGGCGTGGACTTCGATGCCTTTCTGCAGCGTCTCGCGGGCAACCCGCCGGAGCTGGAGACGGTGGCGAACCTGATGGTGGACGGCGGCTTCGCGCGCGCCGTCCCGGTGGAGGGGTGA
- a CDS encoding NAD-dependent epimerase/dehydratase family protein, with translation MQRICVIGGSRYFGKLLVERLHAAGHRVTVINRGSTLPPPGVEHLVVDRDDGAALAAALGTRTFDVVVDQVCYTPVQAAIAVRAFSGRTRRYVMTSTIEVYDPASAALPAVARHTPVPEELVDPATWTVRTDLPWHDETYLEDHYAEGKRQAEAVFTRDAAFAFASVRCAHVLGGGSREFTGRLAYYVDRLAGGGEIIVHARELPTVFIHYEELADLLLWAATATGFTGPLNACSDDLLDVRELVAAIAARSGRRPVFRTAADGEQAGPFSFDRHYAMSNGRAKELGFVFSRTGDWLPGAVAEALAASDVPAA, from the coding sequence ATGCAAAGGATCTGCGTCATCGGCGGAAGCCGCTACTTCGGAAAGCTCCTGGTCGAGCGGCTGCATGCCGCCGGACACCGGGTGACGGTCATCAATCGCGGCTCCACCCTGCCGCCTCCGGGTGTCGAGCACCTCGTCGTCGACCGCGACGACGGGGCCGCCCTCGCCGCCGCCCTCGGTACGCGCACCTTCGACGTGGTCGTCGACCAGGTCTGCTACACCCCGGTGCAGGCCGCGATCGCCGTCCGCGCCTTCTCCGGCCGCACCCGGCGGTACGTCATGACGTCCACCATCGAGGTCTACGATCCGGCTTCCGCCGCCCTGCCGGCCGTCGCGCGGCACACCCCGGTGCCGGAGGAACTCGTGGACCCGGCCACCTGGACGGTCCGCACGGACCTGCCCTGGCACGACGAGACCTATCTGGAGGACCACTACGCCGAGGGCAAGCGCCAGGCGGAGGCCGTCTTCACCAGGGACGCCGCGTTCGCGTTCGCCTCCGTGCGCTGCGCCCACGTACTGGGCGGCGGATCGCGGGAGTTCACCGGCCGGCTGGCGTACTACGTCGACCGCCTCGCCGGGGGAGGGGAGATCATCGTGCACGCACGGGAGCTGCCCACGGTCTTCATCCACTACGAGGAGCTGGCGGACCTGCTCCTGTGGGCGGCCACGGCGACCGGCTTCACCGGCCCCCTGAACGCCTGCTCCGACGACCTGCTCGACGTACGCGAACTGGTGGCCGCCATCGCGGCCCGGTCCGGCCGTCGGCCCGTGTTCCGGACCGCCGCCGACGGCGAGCAGGCCGGCCCGTTCTCCTTCGACCGGCACTACGCCATGAGCAACGGCCGGGCGAAGGAACTGGGTTTCGTCTTCTCCCGCACCGGCGACTGGCTGCCCGGCGCCGTCGCAGAAGCCCTTGCCGCGTCCGACGTCCCCGCTGCCTGA
- a CDS encoding aldo/keto reductase, translating into MHYRSIGNSTVSAIGLGAMPLSIEGRPDEQRAVATVHAALDAGITLIDTADSYHWHADERGHNELLVARALRSYGGDTSGVLVATKGGRGRPGDGSWTVNGTPAHLKRAAEASAGRLGVEAIGLYQLHKPDPAVPWADSVGALRELLDAGTILAAGISNVTTDQIREAHAILGGALVCVQNQYSPAVRGGEPELRLSTELGLAFLPWSPLGGITRSALDGPAGPTSAGTAFHDIAAEHRVSPQQVALAWLLARSPAVIPVPGASRPASVQDSARAAGLKLSEAELTRLEDAR; encoded by the coding sequence ATGCACTACCGGTCCATCGGAAACAGCACGGTCAGCGCCATCGGTCTGGGCGCCATGCCGCTCTCCATCGAGGGGCGCCCGGACGAACAGCGGGCCGTCGCCACCGTCCACGCCGCCCTCGACGCGGGCATCACGCTCATCGACACCGCCGACAGCTACCACTGGCACGCCGACGAGAGGGGCCACAACGAACTCCTCGTCGCCCGCGCCCTGCGCAGCTACGGCGGCGACACCTCCGGCGTCCTGGTCGCGACCAAGGGCGGGCGCGGCCGGCCCGGAGACGGCAGCTGGACGGTCAACGGCACCCCTGCCCACCTCAAGCGCGCCGCCGAGGCCTCCGCCGGGCGCCTGGGCGTCGAGGCGATCGGCCTCTACCAGCTGCACAAGCCCGATCCGGCCGTGCCCTGGGCCGACTCCGTCGGCGCGCTGCGCGAGCTGCTCGACGCGGGCACGATCCTGGCCGCGGGGATCTCCAACGTGACCACCGATCAGATCCGGGAGGCGCACGCGATCCTGGGCGGCGCACTGGTCTGCGTCCAGAACCAGTACTCACCCGCGGTGCGCGGCGGCGAGCCCGAGCTCCGGCTGAGTACGGAACTGGGCCTCGCCTTCCTGCCCTGGAGTCCGCTGGGCGGCATCACCCGAAGCGCGCTCGACGGCCCGGCGGGTCCGACCTCCGCGGGCACCGCCTTCCACGACATCGCGGCCGAGCACCGGGTCAGCCCCCAACAGGTAGCCCTGGCTTGGCTGTTGGCCCGCTCCCCGGCGGTGATCCCGGTGCCGGGAGCCAGCCGCCCGGCATCGGTCCAGGACTCGGCGCGGGCCGCGGGGCTCAAGCTGAGCGAGGCGGAGCTGACGCGACTGGAGGACGCGAGGTAG